One window from the genome of Gavia stellata isolate bGavSte3 chromosome 10, bGavSte3.hap2, whole genome shotgun sequence encodes:
- the CTH gene encoding cystathionine gamma-lyase, whose protein sequence is MERGGARGFLPPFAHFATQAIHAGQEPEQWRSAAVVPPISLSTTFKQRGPGQHAGYEYSRSGNPTRNCLEKAVAALDGAKYCLAYASGLAATLNITHLLKAGDTIICMDDVYGGTNRYFRKVAMKMGLNVVFVDCVKTECLEAAITPETKLVWIETPTNPTLKVIDIQACADIVHKHKDVLLVVDNTFMSAYFQRPLSLGADICMYSATKYMNGHSDVVMGLVSVNCDDLYERLKFLQNSLGAVPSPFDCYLCNRGLKTLQIRMKQHFRNALAVARFLESDSRVEKVIFPGLPSHPQHELIKRQCTGCPGMVTFYIKGNLEHAATFLKNLKVFALAESLGGYESLAEHPAIMTHSSVPKEDREALGISDTLVRLSVGLEDEEDLLEDLDQALKAAFADHKA, encoded by the exons AtggagcgcggcggggcgcggggcttCCTGCCGCCCTTCGCGCACTTCGCCACGCAGGCCATCCACGCCGGGCAGGAGCCCGAGCAGTGGCGCTCGGCCGCCGTGGTGCCGCCCATCTCCCTCTCCACCACCTTCAAGCAGCGGGGCCCCGGGCAGCACGCG GGTTATGAATACAGCCGGAGTGGAAACCCTACCCGGAATTgcctggagaaggctgtggCAGCGCTAGATGGAGCTAAATACT gtTTAGCTTATGCTTCTGGCTTAGCTGCTACTTTGAATATTACTCACCTGTTAAAGGCAGGGGATACGATTATCTGCATGGATGATGTCTATGGAG gcaCAAATAGATACTTCAGGAAAGTAGCCATGAAAATGGGTTTGAACGTAGTTTTTGTTGACTGCGTGAAAACAGAATGCCTGGAAGCTGCAATTACACCAGAGACCAAG CTTGTTTGGATTGAAACGCCCACAAACCCCACACTGAAGGTCATTGACATTCAAGCCTGTGCAGATATAGTACATAAGCATAAAGATGTTCTTCTAGTGGTAGACAACACTTTTATGTCTGCGTATTTCCAG cgTCCTTTATCTCTGGGGGCTGATATTTGTATGTATTCTGCAACCAAATACATGAACG GGCATAGTGATGTTGTAATGGGACTTGTTTCAGTAAACTGTGATGATCTCTACGAAAGGCTCAAATTCTTACAAAACT CTCTTGGAGCTGTTCCATCTCCCTTTGACTGTTACCTGTGCAATCGTGGTTTGAAGACACTACAAATCCGGATGAAACAACATTTCCGCAACGCATTAGCTGTTGCTCGATTTCTTGAGTCAGATTCCCGGGTGGAGAAAGTCATTTTCCCAG GCTTGCCTTCACACCCTCAGCATGAGTTGATCAAGCGGCAGTGTACTGGCTGTCCTGGGATGGTAACCTTTTATATTAAAGGAAATCTGGAACATGCTGCTACCTTTCTCAAGAATTTAAAG GTTTTTGCACTGGCTGAGAGTCTGGGAGGATATGAAAGCCTAGCAGAGCATCC GGCCATCATGACTCACTCTTCGGTGCctaaagaagatagagaagctCTTGGAATCAGTGATACATTAGTTCGCCTGTCCGTTGGTttggaagatgaagaagattTACTGGAAGACCTAGACCAAGCTCTGAAAGCTGCG TTTGCAGACCATAAGGCTTGA